A window of Mycobacteriales bacterium genomic DNA:
ATAGCGAGAACTCCAACTCGGCCCAAGCCCGGACTACCAAAGACCCGAGGCGTGAAGGATGTCTCGGGACACCTGTGCACGGTGTCCCGAGACATCACAATCGGCGGTGGAGGTGGGATTTGAACCCACGGAGGGGTTGCCCCCTCACACGCTTTCGAGGCGTGCGCCCTCGGCCACTAGGCGACTCCACCGTCGACGAGCCTAGCGGACCGGCGGGTCCACGCGGCGGCGCGCGAAAAACGCTCGGAGCAGTTCACCGGTCTCGTCGGCCGCGACCCCGCCGATCACCTCCGGACGGTGGTTGAGTCGACGGTCGCGTAGCAGATCCCACACCGAGCCGGCCGCCCCGGCCTTGGGGTCCGCCGCCCCGTACACCACCCGGGCGACCCGGGCGAGCCCGGCCGCACCAGCGCACATGATGCACGGCTCCAGGGTGACGACCAGCGTGCAGCCCTCGAGCCGCCAGCTGCCGCGCGCCGCGGCAGCCGCGCGCAACGCCATCATCTCGGCGTGCCCGGTCGGATCGCCGGCCGCCTCACGCGTGTTGCACCCGGCGCCGACCTCAGCCCCGCCCGGGTCGAGAACGACCGCCCCGACCGGGACGTCATCGGTGTCGAGAGCCTCCATGGCCAGCCGAACCGCCCGGCGCATCGCCGGCTCCCAGTCCGCGACCGGGCGGGCGGGGTTCACCCCTCGCGAACGCGTTCGAGCTGCTCGACGCACCCGGCCCGTTCGCAAAGGGCGGTCGTGATGTCGGCCGGCAGCTGGCCCTCCTCGGCGCAAAGTTCGAGAAGCTTCGCGGAAGCGGTTCCGAGGTCGGCGAGCAGTTCGACGTCACCGGTCGGATCCGCCGCCGGTTTGATCGACTCTTCCTCGTCGGCCTCTTCCTCCGCCGGCTCGATCGGTGCCGCCTCCTCGTAGAGGATTCGCGCCAGGCCACTGACCTCGATCACCCGGTTGTCCGAGATGAAGACCCGTGGATCCCCCTCGCCATCGATCCGGACGATGCCCAGCCACTCGTCGTCCTCCTCGACGAACATCAGCGTGGTCTGGGCCGGCGGATCGCCGGCGACTTCGCGGAGCAGATCGGTCAGGCCGTCCAGGTCCTCGACGGCGCCCAGATCCAGCTCAGTGCCGTCCCAGCCGACCTGGGTGCGGGTCAATGCGGCTGCGAAATACGACACCACACGCTCCTTGTAGCCGGTCAGGGATCCGTACTCAACGAACCGCCGCGTCTAATGCCCGCTCGAAGGCCTCACCAAAACCGAGCCGGCCGGCGATCGCCGCCAGCATCTCATCAGCGTAGG
This region includes:
- a CDS encoding nucleoside deaminase, encoding MNPARPVADWEPAMRRAVRLAMEALDTDDVPVGAVVLDPGGAEVGAGCNTREAAGDPTGHAEMMALRAAAAARGSWRLEGCTLVVTLEPCIMCAGAAGLARVARVVYGAADPKAGAAGSVWDLLRDRRLNHRPEVIGGVAADETGELLRAFFARRRVDPPVR
- a CDS encoding tRNA adenosine deaminase-associated protein, yielding MSYFAAALTRTQVGWDGTELDLGAVEDLDGLTDLLREVAGDPPAQTTLMFVEEDDEWLGIVRIDGEGDPRVFISDNRVIEVSGLARILYEEAAPIEPAEEEADEEESIKPAADPTGDVELLADLGTASAKLLELCAEEGQLPADITTALCERAGCVEQLERVREG